CCTGATGCAGCATACATTGAAAACGGACAATGTCACTTCAAGCGGAAGCAAGGTCACCATCACAGACCCTGACGTCAATTTCAATGAATTGATGGACGAAAATTCCGCCTATATCCTGGCCCTCCACTTCGGCAACGAGGTCGTGGCTCTTCCCCTCAACCGGGACGGCTGGAAAAAACCGTCTTCCTGCTGGAAGGAGCATGAGATCGAGGTAAGCGACTCCCTTCTGGCCGAATTCCTCAAAAAGGGGAATTTTCCTGATTTCTATGTTCTCCGCAAGGCGAGGACTTTGAATGACGTGCTGGGCGATGACAACAAATTCGGACTGAAAAGCGGCTCTGCGGCTTCCGCCGACAATGCGAGTATTTTCAACTCGGAAACTACCAAACAGGCGGTATATTACTCCGGAACGCAATGGATGCGGAGAGGGTCCAAGGAGGATGTCGGCGGCATGCCCGTCTTCGGCCATGAGCCGTTGGACATTACTCGCAAGGCCGGGGAAGATATCAAGGCTTTCGTCATTGGGGAAGTATCTCCTAAACATCAGAAACTTCTGCTGGCCGGGCAAAATTCGCTGCTCCACACAAGGCTTCCCCTGGCCCACTCCCTCCGGGAAACCGGGCTGCAGAATACTCTGCAATCAGGAGATGCCGTTTACGTCCCCCTCGGTGACAAGAACGTCATGGTAAAATGTACTTATCAGAGAGACCGTTGGGAAGACGAGAAGGGACAGGATGTGTCCGATATCCCCTTCCATGGAGTTCTTTCCATTTCTTCCTCTTCCAAGACTCCGGCCTACATCAATATTAATTCTTCAATCTCCACTCAACAATAACCTTTGCAAACCATGTCCCACTATTCCTTCTTTACTTGTGCGCTTGCTTCAATCTCCTTCCTTGCCGGCGGACTTGTCCAGGCGGGCGATTACCTCATTTCCAACGAGGAGGATTATAATACCTCCATCGCTGATACCCTGGGAATCCCTCTCAGCAGCGGTTGTGCCATGCTCGGCACCCTGACAAACTGGAATTACAACTTTAACGACGTCAAATGGGCCAACGGAGGAAATGAATACGATCAAGGCAATCTGAGCTATAGTCAAATAGTCGATATTCGGAACAATTTTGTCAGCACGCTCAACGTCAGTTCTTCCGACAACGGATCTATTACCAATGGCGGACTCTTTTCCCTGTCGGGATCATACCAGCAGCCTGCGGGATTGACCTTGGAAAATACCCCTCTTTATCTGATGGTCGGCAACGGTTCAACCATTGATGCATCTACCGAAATCGCCGTATTCGTCTTCCGCAACACTGAGGATGGCAGTCTCGCCACCTATCCCTCCGATCCGAATTTTCCTAGTTCCAATTATCTTGATTTTCTTTCCCGGGATAAGGCTGCTGCACTGGGAAGTGAATGGTACGTTGAATGCATCCTTGGCCACAACACTCCCGATGGATTCCAGCTCATTCCCGAACCGGCCACGGCCACATTGGGCCTGCTTGGCCTGGCGGCCCTGATGATGCGCAGAAGAAGATAAAAAACAGGCTTTCCTTGACCAATCAGCCTCCGTGCGGATTACTCTGTACGGAGGCTTTTTCATGCACGAAAACATGGATGGAAAGAGTCCCATGAAGCCGCATGCCATCAGCAAACCGCTATTAATTCAGAAATGGCCGTCGGAATGCCGCAAGCCTTGACGGCAATGGCGGCCGAACGAATACCTGCGAATGTACTTTTAAATACAAGTGCAGCCGGAGACCGCATGGCGATTCGACTGGCGCCAGGATTTGCGGCACTTTGCCAACCTTGCAGGAAGGAAAAGGAACCGCCCCGCGCGCTTTAAAAAACGGCGGGGCGATCGTGCAAGCGGGTTGAGCCGCAGAAGCTACTTCTTCACCGGAATAATTTCCAGTTCAGCCACGGCGGCGTAATCCCTGCCCCCCGCCTCGCTGAGGGCGGAGAAGCGGAAATAACGGGCTTTTACGGGTGCGGCGAATTTCACCTGCTGCAGGTCCGCATTGTTCGGGAAGGAACCCTTGGCGGCAGGCTGCCACTTCTCGCCGTCCATGCTCACTTCCACGGAATAATCCTTCACGCGGCCGTTGGCGCTGCCGTCCTGGCGGGGCAAATAGGTAATTCCGGAAAACTCCCGTTCCTTGCCCAGGTCCACGGCCAGCACGTGCGGGTGCTTGGTCACGGTCTTGTTATATTCGGAGTGCCAGAAGGTGCCGGGATCGCCGTCAATGGCAAACTCGGCGTCCGCTTCGCCCTGTTCCTGGCTGGTCACGCTCTTGACCGCGTACTTGTCTGTGCGGGTCAGCATGGTCATGTCCAATTCGGCAGCGGGTACGCGGAGCTCTCCCTTGTAGGACTTGGCCGTGACGGGACGGATGAAGAAGGACATCGGGTAGGGCTTATTGGCCTTGATAATGTCCCGGCTCATCGGTCCCGGACCGCAGGAGGCGCCCCCCAGGCCGCGCGTGGCGGCGGAAAGAACCAGCACGGTCCTGTCCGTCGTCTTCGGCAGTTCCACGGGGTGGTTGGCCAGAATCAGCTCCGTCGTGGTATACGGAATTGCAGAAAAGGCAAACGGAGTTCCCAGGGAACCGAAAAGCAGCCCCTGCCCCTTGTCGTCCGTAACGGCCACCCAGCGGGTGTCTTCATGGTTGCCGCAATCCTGCGGCCTTCCGTACGGAAAGAAGGAGTCCTTCGCGGTGGTCTTGTAAACGCCCAGCGGCATCCCGCTCTTGCGGTCCGCGTAATTCTCCTCCGGCCCGCGGCCGTAATAGGCCACGTTGCCCAGATTGGCGGGGAACTGGAACTCATAACCCAGGCGCAGCAGCTCCAGGGGATTGCCGCGCGGCAGCAGCACGGACTGACACACCACGGTGCCGTCCGCGTAAATGGTCCATTCCTGATTGTTGATGAAATGCGTATTGGCATCATTCAGCGGCTCCTTCACCGGAGTGATGGTGGTCTTGGTATCCCCGTAGCCGTTGACCTTTTCAGCCTGGACTCCGCTGACCTTGACGGACTGCTTGACCGTCACGCTGCTGCCGTTGTCAATGGCTTCATAGCTGACCACTTCCTGCTTGAGCTGGCGGAGGCCGTTGGCCATGCTCTTGGACATGACGCCCGGCTCATTGCTGGAGGCGGCGCGCAAGGCGTTCACCGCCATGGGCGTCTTGAACAGGGGCTTACCGTTCACGGTGAACTGGCTGAGTTCCCCGGTAGCCGGGTCAAACTGCACGGTGAAATCCTTGCCGGACACCGTGTGCTTGTCCGCTCCCAGCGTGACCTTGCCCGCGGGGGCCGTGAACATGGGCAGTCCTCCCTGGACGGGAAGCTGAAGCTGGTCAAAGGCCAGTTCATAGCCCTTCTTTGCCCAGTCCGTGTCCTTCTTGAGCTTGTAGCTGACGCGCAGGGCATATTCCGCACCGGGTTTCCGGTTTTTCAACTGGGGAATGTCCGGTACGGGCACCACAATCTTCTCCCGCGGTCCGGCCGGAGGCGTGTTCAGCGCGCCTTCCGCCACCACATTCCCGTTTTCCGTAAGGGTCCAGGTAATGTCATACGGAGACAGGTCCGTGAAGAAATTCTTGTTGAAGATGGAAATCTTGCCGTCTTCCGTCAGGGACGTGGAGATATTCTGATGGACATGCTTGACTTCAAAATAGCCCGGTTCCGGCGTACGGTCCGCCAGGATGGTGCCGTTGAACACGAACTGGCCACTGTTGGGATGGTCGTTGAAGTCGCCGCCATAGGCGAGCATCTTCTCCCCGTTCGGCAGGGTCTTGTACAGGCCCTGGTCCACCCAGTCCCAGATGGCGCCGCCCATGATGCGGTCGGAGGATTCGATGGCCTCCCAGTAATCCGCCAGGTTGCCCATGGCGTTCATCATGTTGTGCGCGTACTCGGAAATGTAGTAGGGCTTCGGGAAATCCTTGTTGGCCGCCATGGAGCGCGTCCAGTCCACGGAGGGATACTGGTTGGAGCCCAGGTCCACAATATCGTTGTTGCGTTCATAATGGGTGGGGCGGGACATGTCCCGCGCCTTCACCATCTTTTCCGCAGTACGGAAATTCTGGCCGGGGCCGGCTTCGTTCCCCAGGGACCACATGATGATGCTCGGGTGGTTCTTGTTGCGTTCCACCATCGCCATGATGCGTTCCACATGGGCGGCCATCCATTCGATGGGATGGGACAGGGATTCCTTGCCGTAATAATAGCCGTGGGACTCGATGTTGGCCTCGTCCTGCACGTAAATGCCATACTTGTCACAGAGGTAGTAGAAATAGGGATCCGCCGGATAATGGGAGCAGCGCACGTGGTTGATATTGGCGCGCTTCATCATCTGCACTTCCTGCTCCATCTGTTCCGGAGTCAGGTAATGCCCGGTCTCCGGATGGCTTTCATGACGGTTCACGCCCTTCACCTTGACAGGCTTGCCGTTCACCAGGAACACGCTGTCCTTGATCACCACATTGCGGAAACCCACGCGGGAGGAAACCATTTCCTCCGTCTTGCCGTCGCGCTTCAAGGTCAGCACCAGGGTGTACAGGTTGGGGTCCTCCGCGGACCAGAGCTTCGGCTTGGAATAAATGCCCAGCAGGGAAGTTTTGAAATCCTTCATGCCGGTAATGCGCAGGGGCTTTTCCATCACGCCGTCGTAGGGAGCGTCCTTGGGCTTCACGGGTTCCACCAGTTTTCCGGCGGAATCGTAGAGCGCCATGGAAATCGTGCAGTCGTCCAGCTTCTGCGTGGCCGGGAACAGGTTGCGCACATCCACGTCCACCTGGAGACGCCAGTCGCCGTCCATGGTGCCGGGCTTGGTATGGTCGATGTTCAGGGCCCAGTCCCTCTGGTCCACCGGATTGGTATGCACAAAGAAATCGCGCACATGCACCTTCGGCAGGGCGAAGATGGAAACATTCCGGAAAATGCCGGAGAGGCGGAACATATCCTGGCATTCCAGATAAGCGCCGTCGGAATGGCGGTACACCTCTGCGGCCACTACGTTCTCGCCCTTTTTAAGGTAGGGGCTGATGTCAAACCGGGCGGGATTGCGCGAATCCTTGGAAAAGCCCACGTATTTGCCGTTGATCCAGAGATAGAAAAAGGAATCCACGCCGTCAAACTGCATATACACTTCCCGGCCGTCCCAGTCCGCGGGCACCTCAAACGTGCGGCGGTAGGAACCCACGGGATTCCGTTCCTTGTAGGACGTATAATTCTTATTGGAGGGCTCCTTCATCACATACGGCCACGCGCGCTCAAAAGGATAAGGCTGGTTGGAATAAATGGGGGTGCCGTAGCCCTGGGTCTGCCAGGAGGCGGGAACCTTGATCTCCTTCCAGTCCTTCACGTCGTAATCCGGCTTGTAAAAATCGGCCGGGCGGCTCTGCGGATCCTTGGCCCAGTAGAACTTCCACTGTCCGTTCAGGGACCTCCACCATTTGCTGTTTTCCGGCAGCACGTTCAGGGCGGACTTCAAATCACTGAAAGACATGAAGGAAGCCGTGGGGGCCTCCTTGTTCAAATGCAGGTTCTGCTCCTGTTCCCACTCCAGCCCGGTGGGGGCGGGTTCGGACGGAGGCGCATCCCCGCCATGGGCGGACAGGCCGCACATCACGGTGCCTGCCGCCAGCGCGGTGCAGGACAAACGCCAGTATCTGGTTGTTCTCATGAATATATGGGGTGTGTCAAAGGTTGTATGTACGAACGGATCGTCCTGTTACATACGAATCCGCGATTCTAATTCTAACAGCAAACCTGCATTTTGCAAGCTGCCGCCCCGCTATGCGCCCTGGCCATATGAAATGCGGGTATTAAAAGGTATGCCTCAGCTGAAGCACGCCTACGCACTGGAGGGACTCCTGCCGCGTGTATTCTTTGGTAATATAATGCAGCCCGAAAAGGAATTCCGTACGCTTGTAGGTGACGCCGAATCCGTAGCCCCATTCCGCCACCACGGGATATTTGTTCACGTAATCCGGGGAGGAATGGAAAACGGTGCCGTCCAGATACAGATCATGCGCCACGGCGCGCGCCGACGCGTGAAGATACCCGTAATAGCCCCAGTTGGAAACAGAAGTACGGTTGTAAACGAAGGGGGGAGCGGCGCTGGTGGCCCCGCGGATGCTGTTTTCCGGCGAGGTATTGCCCAGATTGTAGCCGAAGCGGAAGGTCATGCCCCCGCCCGCCTGCACCTTCACGGTGCCGGCATCCGCATGCCAGTAGGCCAGAGCGTCCGTCTCCAACCCGGAACCATAATGCCTTTCCAGCCCGCGGAGGCGGTAATAGCGCTTGAAAAACAAATTGGCGGTCATTTCGCTGGGAAGCTGGTTGTTCCAGCCGGGCCATTGCTCCATGCCCCACATCTTATGGACCAAGTGCTGGGAACCCTTGGCCAGGGAGGGCGAACCCGTGGTACCCAGCTGGAGCTCCAGGACATTTGCCCGGTCCTCGTTTTTAACCAGGGATATCAGACCCAGCGTCAGGTTGCCCACGTAGGGATGCTCTCCGTAAATCGGCTCGCGGAGCTTCCGCTCCGGTGTAAACATTAACTGGGTCAGGTCCAGGCCCCACTGCTGCCGCAGATTGGAGGAACCGTTCATTCCCATGAAGCGCCGCCAGGAATCAGAAGCATTCGTACCCCCCAGCACCGTTCCCAGCATGCCCGAAAACGTTCGGCTTTCCGCGGTGGTGCCGGACATCCAGCCAATGCGGACGCCGCTGGTATAATTATCGTCATCCCCTACGAACATGTCGTTCTCCACATGAAGGCTGATAACAGACCCTTCCTGAGGGGCTGCGGCAGGGGCGGTTCCTGCATAAAGAGAAGACGCTCCTGCCATTAACAGGCTGGCGCATACGCGCAAAGCTGCACATTTCATGCGGGGCAGTTTGTCCGTTTCCCATCCGCCTTGCAAGGAAAAATCAGGCATGCTTCCGGTTTGGACTTTTCAATAAGGGAAAATATCCACAGACTTCCGCTTTACCCCACAAGGGTTCCACACCATGATCATTGACACGCACTGCCATCTGGCTTCCCGGCAATTCGACCAGTCCCGCCGGGAAATTTACGTACGGCATGCCGCTGAGGCAGGAATAGACCGCATGATCACTCTGGGAGCGTGCATGGACGACTGGAAAGAAAACCTGTCCTGGGCGCGCCAATTCCCCGGCACGGTTTTCTGCGCGCTGGGCATTCATCCTGACGATGCACACGGCGCGCCTGAAAACTGGGCGGAAAAGCTGACCGCGGCCGCGGAAACCGTTCCCCTCGCCGCCATCGGAGAGACCGGCCTGGACTACTTCCACCCTGTCCCGGAAGGCTGGGAAACGGCGGACTTCCACCGCCGCCAGCAGGAACTCCTGGAAGAACACTTTGAACTGGCCGCGCGCCTGGGATTGAACATTGTTCTCCATACCCGGGACAGAAAAGGCTCCCGGAGTTTTGAAGACGC
This genomic stretch from Akkermansia biwaensis harbors:
- a CDS encoding PEP-CTERM sorting domain-containing protein, whose amino-acid sequence is MSHYSFFTCALASISFLAGGLVQAGDYLISNEEDYNTSIADTLGIPLSSGCAMLGTLTNWNYNFNDVKWANGGNEYDQGNLSYSQIVDIRNNFVSTLNVSSSDNGSITNGGLFSLSGSYQQPAGLTLENTPLYLMVGNGSTIDASTEIAVFVFRNTEDGSLATYPSDPNFPSSNYLDFLSRDKAAALGSEWYVECILGHNTPDGFQLIPEPATATLGLLGLAALMMRRRR
- a CDS encoding lipid A deacylase LpxR family protein, which translates into the protein MPDFSLQGGWETDKLPRMKCAALRVCASLLMAGASSLYAGTAPAAAPQEGSVISLHVENDMFVGDDDNYTSGVRIGWMSGTTAESRTFSGMLGTVLGGTNASDSWRRFMGMNGSSNLRQQWGLDLTQLMFTPERKLREPIYGEHPYVGNLTLGLISLVKNEDRANVLELQLGTTGSPSLAKGSQHLVHKMWGMEQWPGWNNQLPSEMTANLFFKRYYRLRGLERHYGSGLETDALAYWHADAGTVKVQAGGGMTFRFGYNLGNTSPENSIRGATSAAPPFVYNRTSVSNWGYYGYLHASARAVAHDLYLDGTVFHSSPDYVNKYPVVAEWGYGFGVTYKRTEFLFGLHYITKEYTRQESLQCVGVLQLRHTF
- a CDS encoding glycoside hydrolase family 2 TIM barrel-domain containing protein, which codes for MRTTRYWRLSCTALAAGTVMCGLSAHGGDAPPSEPAPTGLEWEQEQNLHLNKEAPTASFMSFSDLKSALNVLPENSKWWRSLNGQWKFYWAKDPQSRPADFYKPDYDVKDWKEIKVPASWQTQGYGTPIYSNQPYPFERAWPYVMKEPSNKNYTSYKERNPVGSYRRTFEVPADWDGREVYMQFDGVDSFFYLWINGKYVGFSKDSRNPARFDISPYLKKGENVVAAEVYRHSDGAYLECQDMFRLSGIFRNVSIFALPKVHVRDFFVHTNPVDQRDWALNIDHTKPGTMDGDWRLQVDVDVRNLFPATQKLDDCTISMALYDSAGKLVEPVKPKDAPYDGVMEKPLRITGMKDFKTSLLGIYSKPKLWSAEDPNLYTLVLTLKRDGKTEEMVSSRVGFRNVVIKDSVFLVNGKPVKVKGVNRHESHPETGHYLTPEQMEQEVQMMKRANINHVRCSHYPADPYFYYLCDKYGIYVQDEANIESHGYYYGKESLSHPIEWMAAHVERIMAMVERNKNHPSIIMWSLGNEAGPGQNFRTAEKMVKARDMSRPTHYERNNDIVDLGSNQYPSVDWTRSMAANKDFPKPYYISEYAHNMMNAMGNLADYWEAIESSDRIMGGAIWDWVDQGLYKTLPNGEKMLAYGGDFNDHPNSGQFVFNGTILADRTPEPGYFEVKHVHQNISTSLTEDGKISIFNKNFFTDLSPYDITWTLTENGNVVAEGALNTPPAGPREKIVVPVPDIPQLKNRKPGAEYALRVSYKLKKDTDWAKKGYELAFDQLQLPVQGGLPMFTAPAGKVTLGADKHTVSGKDFTVQFDPATGELSQFTVNGKPLFKTPMAVNALRAASSNEPGVMSKSMANGLRQLKQEVVSYEAIDNGSSVTVKQSVKVSGVQAEKVNGYGDTKTTITPVKEPLNDANTHFINNQEWTIYADGTVVCQSVLLPRGNPLELLRLGYEFQFPANLGNVAYYGRGPEENYADRKSGMPLGVYKTTAKDSFFPYGRPQDCGNHEDTRWVAVTDDKGQGLLFGSLGTPFAFSAIPYTTTELILANHPVELPKTTDRTVLVLSAATRGLGGASCGPGPMSRDIIKANKPYPMSFFIRPVTAKSYKGELRVPAAELDMTMLTRTDKYAVKSVTSQEQGEADAEFAIDGDPGTFWHSEYNKTVTKHPHVLAVDLGKEREFSGITYLPRQDGSANGRVKDYSVEVSMDGEKWQPAAKGSFPNNADLQQVKFAAPVKARYFRFSALSEAGGRDYAAVAELEIIPVKK
- a CDS encoding TatD family hydrolase; the encoded protein is MIIDTHCHLASRQFDQSRREIYVRHAAEAGIDRMITLGACMDDWKENLSWARQFPGTVFCALGIHPDDAHGAPENWAEKLTAAAETVPLAAIGETGLDYFHPVPEGWETADFHRRQQELLEEHFELAARLGLNIVLHTRDRKGSRSFEDALAIAGNHAGRVRPVFHCFIGDTAQAARIFDRLDGMVSFTGVATFKNAPVVAETARWCPEDRIMLETDSPYLSPEPLRGRMNEPAHLIHTARFIAAARGMELEEFARLTTRNAGTFYNLRQQ